The Ornithorhynchus anatinus isolate Pmale09 chromosome 1, mOrnAna1.pri.v4, whole genome shotgun sequence genome includes a window with the following:
- the GTF2A1 gene encoding transcription initiation factor IIA subunit 1 isoform X2 produces MANSANTNPVPKLYRSVIEDVINDVREVFLDDGVDEQVLLELKTLWENKLMQSKAVDGFHSEEQQLLLQVQQQQQQQQQQQHHHHHHHQQAQQQQTVQPQSQTQQVLIPASQQAPQQVIVPDSKLIQHMNASGMSAAATAATLALPAGVTPVQQILTNSGQILQVVRTANGAQYIIQPQQSVVLQQQVIPQMQPGGVQAPVIQQVLAPIPGGIPPQTGVIIQPQQILFTGNKTQVIPTTVATPTPAQAQITATGQQQPQQQPAQPQAPLVLQVDGAGDTSSEEDEDEEEDYDDDEEEDKEKDGGEDGQVEEEPLNSEDDVSDEEGQELFDTENVVVCQYDKIHRSKNKWKFHLKDGIMNLNGRDYVFSKAIGDAEW; encoded by the exons atgGCGAACTCGGCAAATACAAACCCCGTG CCCAAGTTATACCGTTCTGTGATTGAAGACGTCATCAATGATGTTCGAGAAGTGTTTCTGGATGATGGAGTAGATGAACAGGTCCTCCTGGAACTGAAAACA ttatGGGAAAACAAACTGATGCAGTCCAAAGCAGTGGATGGGTTTCATTCAGAAGAACAGCAGCTTTTATTGcaagtgcagcagcagcagcagcaacagcagcagcaacagcatcaccatcaccatcaccaccagcaAGCACAGCAGCAGCAGACTGTGCAGCCGCAATCTCAGACGCAACAGGTCCTCATCCCTGCGTCTCAGCAAG CACCACAGCAAGTTATTGTACCAGATTCTAAGCTGATACAGCATATGAATGCTTCAGGCATG AGTGCTGCAGCCACTGCAGCTACTTTGGCGCTGCCAGCCGGTGTCACACCCGTTCAGCAGATACTGACTAATTCAG GCCAGATCCTACAAGTAGTTCGAACTGCCAACGGGGCTCAATACATCATTCAGCCGCAGCAGTCAGTGGTTCTGCAGCAGCAGGTCATTCCGCAGATGCAGCCTGGTGGCGTGCAGGCTCccgtcatacagcag GTTTTGGCTCCTATCCCCGGAGGGATTCCACCCCAGACAGGAGTGATCATCCAACCTCAACAGATCTTATTTACGGGAAACAAGACGCAAGTGATCCCCACGACGGTGGccactcccaccccagcccaAGCACAGATCACTGCAACCGGGCAGCAGCAACCCCAACAGCAGCCTGCACAACCACAGGCTCCATTGGTGCTACAAGTAGATGGGGCTGGGGACACGTCCTCTGAagaagatgaggatgaggaggaagattacgatgatgatgaagaggaagacaaagaaaaggatgggggagaggatgggcaagTTGAAGAG GAGCCCCTTAATAGTGAAGATGATGTGAGTGATGAGGAAGGACAAGAACTGTTCGACACAGAAAATGTTGTGGTGTGCCAATATGATAAG ATACACAGAAGTAAAAACAAATGGAAGTTTCATCTTAAGGATGGCATTATGAATCTTAACGGAAGAGATTATGTATTTTCCAAAGCCATCGGTGATGCCGAATGGTGa
- the GTF2A1 gene encoding transcription initiation factor IIA subunit 1 isoform X1, which yields MANSANTNPVPKLYRSVIEDVINDVREVFLDDGVDEQVLLELKTLWENKLMQSKAVDGFHSEEQQLLLQVQQQQQQQQQQQHHHHHHHQQAQQQQTVQPQSQTQQVLIPASQQAAPQQVIVPDSKLIQHMNASGMSAAATAATLALPAGVTPVQQILTNSGQILQVVRTANGAQYIIQPQQSVVLQQQVIPQMQPGGVQAPVIQQVLAPIPGGIPPQTGVIIQPQQILFTGNKTQVIPTTVATPTPAQAQITATGQQQPQQQPAQPQAPLVLQVDGAGDTSSEEDEDEEEDYDDDEEEDKEKDGGEDGQVEEEPLNSEDDVSDEEGQELFDTENVVVCQYDKIHRSKNKWKFHLKDGIMNLNGRDYVFSKAIGDAEW from the exons atgGCGAACTCGGCAAATACAAACCCCGTG CCCAAGTTATACCGTTCTGTGATTGAAGACGTCATCAATGATGTTCGAGAAGTGTTTCTGGATGATGGAGTAGATGAACAGGTCCTCCTGGAACTGAAAACA ttatGGGAAAACAAACTGATGCAGTCCAAAGCAGTGGATGGGTTTCATTCAGAAGAACAGCAGCTTTTATTGcaagtgcagcagcagcagcagcaacagcagcagcaacagcatcaccatcaccatcaccaccagcaAGCACAGCAGCAGCAGACTGTGCAGCCGCAATCTCAGACGCAACAGGTCCTCATCCCTGCGTCTCAGCAAG cAGCACCACAGCAAGTTATTGTACCAGATTCTAAGCTGATACAGCATATGAATGCTTCAGGCATG AGTGCTGCAGCCACTGCAGCTACTTTGGCGCTGCCAGCCGGTGTCACACCCGTTCAGCAGATACTGACTAATTCAG GCCAGATCCTACAAGTAGTTCGAACTGCCAACGGGGCTCAATACATCATTCAGCCGCAGCAGTCAGTGGTTCTGCAGCAGCAGGTCATTCCGCAGATGCAGCCTGGTGGCGTGCAGGCTCccgtcatacagcag GTTTTGGCTCCTATCCCCGGAGGGATTCCACCCCAGACAGGAGTGATCATCCAACCTCAACAGATCTTATTTACGGGAAACAAGACGCAAGTGATCCCCACGACGGTGGccactcccaccccagcccaAGCACAGATCACTGCAACCGGGCAGCAGCAACCCCAACAGCAGCCTGCACAACCACAGGCTCCATTGGTGCTACAAGTAGATGGGGCTGGGGACACGTCCTCTGAagaagatgaggatgaggaggaagattacgatgatgatgaagaggaagacaaagaaaaggatgggggagaggatgggcaagTTGAAGAG GAGCCCCTTAATAGTGAAGATGATGTGAGTGATGAGGAAGGACAAGAACTGTTCGACACAGAAAATGTTGTGGTGTGCCAATATGATAAG ATACACAGAAGTAAAAACAAATGGAAGTTTCATCTTAAGGATGGCATTATGAATCTTAACGGAAGAGATTATGTATTTTCCAAAGCCATCGGTGATGCCGAATGGTGa